GAACTAATCGAAGTCCCATGGGAATGAGCAGTCAGTAACCGTTAGTGACATCCCCTCCTGATGCCACTCTTTCGATCCGGGATAAACGCTCCAGTCAGCAGCATGCGGATATACCGCCTAGGGATTCCGTCCGGTTTCCCCAGCACGGCAGGCCGTCGCAAGAACAAGACTTCGATGCCAACGAAGTCATCCCCGGGCCGGGGATTCAAACGAAACCCCAGCTCAAGCACTTCTGTGATTTCGTTGGGAATTCATAGTTGCAGGGGCAGGTTTCGTCGGGGATGACGTCCGCTTCCCGGCACGCGTTCCCACTCTTCGTTATTCCTGTGACTGATGGGGCCGCAGCAGCCCCGGCAGGTATCAAAGAGTGGGAATCCGTGCGGGGTAGCCGGCAAAAGCGCCGAGCTCCGGACAGCATCCCGCCAGCCCCACCAATTACGGGCCGACCCGGCAAAAAGATTAGGATGATCCTAAGCACTTTGGGCGGCCGCTGTCCCCGGTCTGCAAAGCACTGCGCGGCGTTCGGCCACCCGAGGACCCCCACCCGCAACGGAGCCTTGAATGTCACAGAACGCCAGGATGTCACAGCGCACAAAGCAACCCGCCGCCATCTGGCGCGGAATGGCAGCGCTCGGAATGATCGGCGCCCTCGTCGGATGTTCCGGCCTGGACACGGGAAGCACCTCCCCGGACACCGACAGCACGACGGCAGGTCCCAGCCAGCGCGCCGAACGGACCGCCGAAAAGGTCGTCCAGGTCAGCGAGGTCCACCCCGAAACGGGCATGACACTGATCGAAGGACCGACGTTCGGGCCCGACGGCGGCCTTTTCGTCGTCGACGTCACCGCGCCTCCGGGGGATCCGAAAGTCCTGAAGGTCGACGTCGACGGGCAGACGGTCGAAGGAATCTACACCAACGAAACCAGCGCCTTCACCTCGGCCCAGTTCAGCCCGCAGGACGGACTGCTGTACCTGACCGACTTTGTCGGCGGAAAGATCGAGAGCATCACGGCTGAGGGCACCGATCCGAAGACCTTCTTCAGCGGCGATGTGGAGGGCACCTCCACGAAACTCGACGATCTGGCCTTTGACGAGGCAGGACACCTCTTCGTCAGCGACACCACCGGCCATGACGGCCCGGCGTCGGAGGTCCAGGGCAGGATCGTGCGGATCGACAAGGACACCGCGCAGCCAACGGTCCTGGCCAGGGACCTCCCTGCCCCCAACGGAATCTCGTTCACTGAGGATTTCAAGGCCCTGTGGGTCAGCCAGTACTCGGAAAACCGCATCGACTACCTGGGCCTCAGCGAGGACAAGACCCGCGTGGAAACGTCCCACCCCGGCGTCCAGGTCAATGGCGGCAAGAGCCAGATCGACTCCAACGCCGTGGATGAGAGCGGAAACATCTACCAGGCGTTCCACGGGCAGCCCAGCATCTACGTCTACAGCCCGCAGGGCGAACTGCTGTCCACAGTCTCGGTGCCGGCGGACGACGCCGAGGGCCTGACTTCCGCAACCAATGTGGCCATCAAGCCCGGCACCTCCGAGGCCTACATGACGGTCAGCGGGCCCGACGGCGGATTCGTCTACTCCTTCGAAGCGCTGGGCACCGGGATCCGCCAGTCCAACGGCGGCTAGGCCCGACGGCGAACGCCTCCGCGCGCCGTGGGCAAATGCCGTTGTCTGTAGTGCGATCCCCTAGAGTAACCGTCCATGGACTCGCCACCGCAGTTTGTCGTCATTCTGTTTGGCGCCCTGATCGTATGCCTCGGTCCGGTCCTGCTGGCGGGAGGCATTCTGGCCTACACCGGGCGTTGGACAGACTGGGTTGGTCCATCGAGCTACCCTTCGACGGCGAAGCACTCCCGGTTTGGGTTTATGGTGTTTTGGGCCGGCCTGCCGATGACCGTTGTGGACATCCACCTCGCGCTGGAGGTGCTGGGTATGGACGCCGGGGTGACAGGGTATCTCGTGCAGCCAGCCGCTGTTTCCTGCGCGCTGGTAGTGTTCATCCAAATCTACTTCCTGCCCCGGTTCCTCCGCCCCGTGCTGCTGCCCCGGTGGTACCGGGATTGGGAGGCTGCCCAATTCGAGGTGGAGGAGCGGGAGGCTGCAAAGCGCCGTGCAAGGCGTACACGCCGTCGGGAGAAACGCCGGAAAGCGAAGGAAAAGGCCCGCAGCTAGCCCTTCTTCAGCGCGGCCCGCAGCGCCTTCCAGGCCCCGGTGGACCACAGCGCCCAAAGCACCAGCAGCGGCTGGAACAACAGCCGCACCAGCCGGGCCCGGTCAGTATCGAGCCCGAATGCATCGGTGTGCGTCACGTACTGGGAGATGTTTCCGGGGGAAATCGCCACGAAAAACGCCGCCACGGCCAGGCCCACCGGCACCCGGCGCCTGCGCAGCAGGATCAGCGCCGCACCGAGGCTGAGCTCCTCAACACCGGAGAGCAGCACGACGGCGTCGTCGTCCATCGGCACCCAGCCCGGGACCTGGGCCTGGAATTCCTCCCGGGCGAAGGTCAGGTGGGAGGTCCCGGCGAAGGCCAGGAACGAACCGAGCGCAATGGCCCCCAGGCGCCGGGGCTTCGAGGTGGGCGGAGCAGGTTCGGCAGCGGCCGTGATCAGGTGTGAAATAGCCATGGCCCGAGCCTACGCCTGCTGCTACGTCAGCCGGTTATACGCCAGCTGGGCCAGTGCGGCAGCCTGGTCGCCCAGCACCGAATCGTCAAAAAGCACCCGCGGGGAGTGGTTCCAGGCGACGGTTTCCGGGTCCAGCGACGGCGGTGTGGCTCCCAGGAAAATAAACGTGCCGGGAACCTCGTTGAGGATCAGGGAGAAGTCTTCCGAGCCCATGAGCGGATCGCGGGACTCCAGCACCCGGTCCTCACCGAATATCTCGCGCAGCCCGGAGATGGCCTCCCGTGTCCGGCCGGCATCGTTGCGCGTCACCGGATAGCGCACGGTGAAGTGCACTTCCACACTGCATCCGTGCGCGGCGGCGATGCCCTCGGCGAGCGTCGTGGATTCCACGATCACGCGGTCCAGCGACTCGTCGGACAGCGTGCGGACCGAGGCCCCCAACTTGGCAGTGTCCGGAATGACGTTGATGGCGTCGCCCGCTTCGAGCTGAGTGACGGTTAGGACAATCGGGTCAAAGACGGAGAACCTGCGGGTGGCCATGGTCTGCAGCGCCGTGGCGATTTCGGTCAGGGCCGGAACGGGGTCGACGGCGGTCTGCGGCTGCGAGCTGTGGCCGCCGGATCCCTTCACGGTGATGCGCAGTTCGTTCGCCCCCGCCATCAGCGTGCCCGGCCGGGTGCGGAAAACACCGAGCGGACCGGGCCGCACATGGATCCCGTACGCAGCAACGGGGCGCTCCCCCGCGGCGTCGAGCACTCCTTCGTCCAGCATGAGACTCGCGCCGTCGTGGCCTTCCTCCCCGGGCTGGAACATGAAGATGACGCTGCCGGAGAGGTCCTCCTGCTGGGCGTGAAGCAGTTTGGCCGCCCCCACGAGTCCGGCCACGTGCAGGTCGTGTCCGCAGGCGTGCATGTTGCCGTTGGTGGAGGCATACTCCAGGTCGGTCAGTTCTGCCACCGGGAGGGCATCCATGTCTCCGCGCAGCAGCACGGCAGGCCCCGGCTCGGCGCCGCGGAGCACGGCGACCACCGACGTCGCCTTGACGCCCAACGTGATCTCCAGGTTCAGTCCCTCCAGCGCAGCCAGGATTTTCTCCTGGGTGCTGGGCAGATCCAGCCCGGTCTCGGGCTCCCGGTGCAGGGCACGCCGCAGCGCCACCAATTCAGGGAGGATCGCCTTTGCTTCTTCAACAAACATGCTCTGTGTCCTGTCATCCGCGCCGATGCCCGGCCGCCTTCGTGCCAACTTGCTACCTACGCAGTAAACCATTCCTTTCCCGCCAGCACACCGCCGGTTGCTCCCGCCCCACCTGCAACAGCCCGACCGACACCTTCCGGGGTCCTCCGCGCAGGCCCGGGCCAGTTGTCCACAGGTTTAATTCGGCCCTGTCCCTGATGCCGGGGAACGCACTTATAGTGATCGCAGAAACAGGGGTGGTGGTTTCATGTACGACATTGACGTATCTGCGCTCCAAGCGGTGCTCATGGCGGTTGCAGTGGACGGCACCGCGCTGCACCAGGCGGCAAATGAGGCGCGGGCCGGCGGCGACGAGGCGGCCGGCCAGTTCGGCACGGCTGAAGGAGTGGCCGAGGCCTTCGGGGTTTTCTGGGCACCGCGGGATGACCTGGGCCAGCGGGTGGCCAGCCTGGTGTTCCGTAAGGCTGACGCCGTTGCGGAGGCCGCCCAGGCATTCGTGGAAGCTGACGGCGAGATGAGCAGCACCGCGCTCCGTTCCCTGGCGGAAATCCACACCGGTTATGCACCGCCGGTTAGCCGCCCCCGGCCCGAAACTCCGGTGGAGTAGCGCCTTGTTTTACCTCGAGGCGCTCCCCGATATCAATGTCCCCTGGGCTGTTCTCACTGCGGCAGCAGCCACCATGAGGGACCGGGCCTCGAACGCCGTCAGCCTGTTTGACGCGGTCTCGGCCACGTGGGACGGACTGCAGCAGGCCTACCGGGAAACCTCCACCCAGGACAGGGTGTACTCCGCGTTGCTCGACCTTCGTGACCCGCTCATGGATTGGGCAATAGCACTCTCGGCGGGCTGCACTGTGCTCGAAGATTTCGCAGCGCAGGGACCGCCCCTGCAGCGGGAGGCCAACATCCTGGCCGGGGAAGGGGTCGGCCTGCGCACGTCAGCCGCGGCTGCTGACGCCTCCGGCGACGATGAGCTGCTCGCTGCCGCAGCCCGCGACGGGACCGCCTTCAACCTGCGCGTCCAGACGCTGCAGCAGAATTGGACGCGGCTGCTGGAAACCGTCAGCTCGGACCTGGCCGGCATATCCGGCGGCACCGGAGAAACCCTGCAGGTCATCGCCGCTCTCGGCGGGCCGGTGCTGCCCGCTCCGGACTGGGTTGGGCTGACCTCCACCCTCGATGACCTCGGGGAACTCGATCCGGAGGCCGTGGTCGACTCGATCCTCTCCCTCACCGACGACGAGCTTCGTGAGTGGTCCATGGTCAACCCGGAAGCGGCGCTGATCCTGGCGCGCAATAAACTTCCCCACACGCCCGCATCAAAGACCGCGGAATTCGTCATGGGTTTGGCCAGCGGCGGAGGCTATAAGCGGCCGCGGGGGAGCCTGGCCGCCGACCTGGCGCCGGAAGGGATCACCGTCATCCGAACGCAGTGGCTGACCCTGGATCCGCTCGAACAACGGAGGCTGCTGCTGCTGTATCCCTCCCTCTTCGGAAACATGAACGGCGTCCCCCTGGCCCAGCGGGCAGTGGCCAACATTGTCACCGTTGCCGGCTACCGGGAAGAAGTGGCCAGGCAGCTGGCGGGCATGGGTGGTGAACCTCAGAAGGAGAACTTCGCGCCGAACCCGGGCGAACAGGCCCTCTACTCCGCGGCGCGCTCCGTCTGGGATGAGCTCAACCGGAAGAAGGAGGGGCTGGACCACGCCGCCTTGGCCGGAGTCCAGGTAGTGATGGTGAGCTTGGACGGAGACGGCCGGGTTGTCACCATG
This genomic interval from Arthrobacter sp. zg-Y820 contains the following:
- a CDS encoding SMP-30/gluconolactonase/LRE family protein, which codes for MSQRTKQPAAIWRGMAALGMIGALVGCSGLDTGSTSPDTDSTTAGPSQRAERTAEKVVQVSEVHPETGMTLIEGPTFGPDGGLFVVDVTAPPGDPKVLKVDVDGQTVEGIYTNETSAFTSAQFSPQDGLLYLTDFVGGKIESITAEGTDPKTFFSGDVEGTSTKLDDLAFDEAGHLFVSDTTGHDGPASEVQGRIVRIDKDTAQPTVLARDLPAPNGISFTEDFKALWVSQYSENRIDYLGLSEDKTRVETSHPGVQVNGGKSQIDSNAVDESGNIYQAFHGQPSIYVYSPQGELLSTVSVPADDAEGLTSATNVAIKPGTSEAYMTVSGPDGGFVYSFEALGTGIRQSNGG
- a CDS encoding M20 family metallopeptidase, translated to MFVEEAKAILPELVALRRALHREPETGLDLPSTQEKILAALEGLNLEITLGVKATSVVAVLRGAEPGPAVLLRGDMDALPVAELTDLEYASTNGNMHACGHDLHVAGLVGAAKLLHAQQEDLSGSVIFMFQPGEEGHDGASLMLDEGVLDAAGERPVAAYGIHVRPGPLGVFRTRPGTLMAGANELRITVKGSGGHSSQPQTAVDPVPALTEIATALQTMATRRFSVFDPIVLTVTQLEAGDAINVIPDTAKLGASVRTLSDESLDRVIVESTTLAEGIAAAHGCSVEVHFTVRYPVTRNDAGRTREAISGLREIFGEDRVLESRDPLMGSEDFSLILNEVPGTFIFLGATPPSLDPETVAWNHSPRVLFDDSVLGDQAAALAQLAYNRLT